A single genomic interval of Lathyrus oleraceus cultivar Zhongwan6 chromosome 7, CAAS_Psat_ZW6_1.0, whole genome shotgun sequence harbors:
- the LOC127102500 gene encoding uncharacterized protein LOC127102500 — protein MEMLKKIQVNITFCEALEQMPIYAKFIKDILSGKRASINLMPMSIMRKLKYGEPKSTHVTLTLADRSITYPYGIFEDVLVRVYDLVFPTDFLILDMIKDSKTPLILIRPFLDTSKTIIDVVMRDLILRFNNENVVFNVFEELKHHKEESQCYEIERTKGRSNRWCVEIKDLGDSDTLTMKRERLTTFSGSETELEKHVNRKEELLMQDGRRIK, from the exons ATGGAGATGCTGAAGAAAATACAGGTCAACATTACATTTTGTGAAGCTCTTGAACAAATGCCTATTTATGCTAAATTCATTAAAGATATCTTATCAGGAAAGC GAGCTAGCATCAATCTAATGCCGATGTCCATAATGAGGAAGTTGAAATATGGTGAGCCAAAATCGACTCATGTGACGCTAACATTAGCAGATAGATCGATCACATACCCTTATGGGATTTTTGAAGATGTTCTTGTGAGAGTTTATGACTTAGTATTCCCAACAGACTTTTTGATTCTAGACATGATCAAGGATTCTAAAACACCACTAATCCTCATAAGGCCATTCTTGGACACAAGTAAAACTATCATTGATGTAGTAATGAGGGATTTAATATTGAGGTTCAACAATGAAAATGTGGTCTTCAACGTGTTTGAAGAACTAAAGCACCATAAAGAAGAATCCCAATGCTACGAGATTGAGAGGACAAAAGGAAGATCTAATAG ATGGTGTGTTGAAATAAAAGATCTAGGTGATTCAGACACTCTTACTATGAAAAGAGAAAGGTTGACAACTTTTTCAGGAAGTGAAACTGAATTAGAGAAG CATGTTAATAGAAAAGAAGAACTTTTGATGCAGGATGGAAGAAGAATTAAGTGA